A single genomic interval of Pelorhabdus rhamnosifermentans harbors:
- a CDS encoding YIP1 family protein translates to MQSNLVLIYDVVFRPRQVFQSFSRAAPWRLALGVFILSTTLPSLVFFAGAQHLMLEHFMGLILFVELAGSLVFWVLGTGVYHFIAEISGGEGRAVSLFSALGLAHLPHLAMLPLFVLAGLLSGALQTLWLAAAACAIWGWTWILYYYAVKEIYQLSGSKTVLVLCAPFFAVLFMGLVIVVFFAVSVAQFSLENYL, encoded by the coding sequence ATGCAAAGTAATTTAGTCCTGATTTATGATGTTGTGTTTCGACCACGTCAGGTTTTTCAAAGCTTTTCACGCGCAGCACCGTGGCGATTGGCACTTGGCGTGTTTATATTATCTACCACTTTGCCATCGCTTGTTTTTTTTGCTGGGGCGCAGCATTTGATGTTAGAGCATTTCATGGGGCTGATTTTATTTGTTGAACTTGCTGGCAGTTTGGTATTTTGGGTGCTCGGTACAGGCGTTTATCATTTTATTGCTGAAATTTCTGGCGGTGAGGGACGTGCGGTGTCCTTGTTTAGTGCATTAGGATTGGCTCATTTACCCCATTTAGCTATGCTGCCGCTATTTGTACTTGCTGGACTACTTAGCGGTGCTTTGCAAACACTTTGGTTGGCTGCTGCGGCTTGTGCGATTTGGGGTTGGACTTGGATTCTCTATTATTATGCGGTGAAAGAAATCTACCAGCTTTCTGGTTCAAAAACAGTCCTTGTTCTTTGCGCGCCTTTTTTTGCCGTTTTATTTATGGGACTGGTGATTGTTGTATTTTTTGCTGTTTCTGTGGCACAATTTTCTTTAGAAAATTATCTGTAA
- the sppA gene encoding signal peptide peptidase SppA encodes MLYKKSVVYVLIAVIAVSAILLVFQIPAMTKTKANIQSKVAVIYVEGVIMGGHGQVGILNDQGGTDNIMKQIREARDDQEVKAVVIRVNSPGGSAPASQELGEEIQKLRATGKVVVTSMGDVAASGGYWIAAVSDKIYANPATLTGSIGVYIPYSNWEELYKKIGIQQEKIKSGPYKDILSPDRPLTVEERAMVQDMVNDLYEQFVQVVATGRHMDEVQVRSLADGRVYTGHQAKDLGLVDEYGNLYDAIDGAAALAGLKPNPDVVEYGKKSPLSMLMGASSQFNLNKLLFEQVTAENTGRFPLPLALPESMR; translated from the coding sequence ATGTTGTATAAAAAATCAGTTGTTTATGTGCTTATTGCCGTGATTGCTGTTTCTGCTATTTTGTTGGTTTTTCAAATTCCCGCTATGACGAAAACTAAGGCGAATATTCAAAGTAAGGTGGCTGTGATTTATGTGGAAGGCGTGATTATGGGGGGGCATGGACAAGTTGGCATTTTAAATGATCAGGGTGGAACAGATAATATTATGAAACAAATTCGTGAGGCCCGGGATGATCAAGAAGTAAAGGCCGTTGTGATTCGCGTGAACAGTCCAGGCGGAAGTGCACCAGCATCACAAGAACTTGGCGAAGAAATCCAAAAACTACGGGCTACAGGCAAGGTCGTTGTTACATCCATGGGGGATGTTGCAGCATCAGGGGGTTATTGGATTGCAGCAGTTTCCGATAAAATTTATGCGAATCCGGCCACTCTTACAGGCAGTATTGGTGTCTATATTCCCTATTCGAATTGGGAGGAACTGTATAAAAAAATTGGTATTCAGCAAGAAAAAATTAAAAGCGGTCCCTATAAGGATATTCTTTCTCCTGATCGGCCATTGACAGTAGAAGAACGGGCTATGGTTCAGGATATGGTAAATGATTTGTATGAACAATTTGTGCAGGTCGTTGCCACGGGTCGCCATATGGATGAAGTTCAGGTTCGTTCATTGGCAGATGGTCGGGTTTATACGGGGCATCAGGCCAAAGATTTAGGACTTGTTGATGAATATGGCAATTTATATGATGCCATTGATGGTGCTGCCGCTCTGGCCGGATTGAAGCCAAACCCCGACGTTGTCGAGTATGGTAAGAAAAGCCCGCTCTCAATGCTCATGGGAGCGAGTAGTCAATTCAATCTTAATAAGTTGCTCTTCGAACAGGTTACGGCCGAGAATACAGGGAGATTTCCTCTGCCTCTCGCTCTGCCGGAAAGCATGAGGTGA
- a CDS encoding CTP synthase → MTKYIFVTGGVVSSLGKGITAASLGRLLKSRGLTVTIQKFDPYINIDPGTMSPYQHGEVYVTEDGGETDLDLGHYERFIDINLSKSSNVTAGKIYLSVINKERKGDYLGSTVQVIPHITNEIKERIYRLGKEDNADVVITEIGGTVGDIESLPFLEAIRQVKKEIGRDDVLYLHVTLVPYIHAAGELKTKPTQHSVKELRSIGIHPDVIVCRTEHEISADMRDKMALFCDIDVDAVIQNKTAASIYDVPKMLAEEGLDRIVMEKLHLKASEPDMVAWDEMVDQIHSLSKTVTIAVVGKYVALHDAYLSVTEALCHAGIRNDATIKIEWVNAEEIEDPETDLMAVFSGVSGILVPGGFGDRGIEGKIKAIRYARENKVPYFGLCLGMQTAVIEFARNVCGLEGAHSTEFDENTPHPVIDIMSDQVEVEQKGGTMRLGVYPCKVTEGTLTYKAYDDEIIYERHRHRFEFNNAYRQKLSECGLVIGGTLPSGRLVEVIELKDHPWFVGTQFHPEFKSRPTKPHPLFRDFVAASLRYQESQY, encoded by the coding sequence ATGACAAAGTATATTTTTGTAACTGGGGGGGTTGTTTCATCCTTAGGCAAGGGGATTACAGCCGCGTCACTCGGTCGTCTCTTGAAAAGTCGGGGTCTGACTGTGACTATTCAGAAGTTTGATCCTTATATTAACATTGATCCAGGTACGATGAGTCCTTATCAGCATGGCGAAGTTTATGTCACGGAAGATGGTGGCGAAACGGATCTTGATTTAGGTCATTATGAACGTTTTATCGACATTAATTTAAGTAAAAGTTCTAACGTAACAGCAGGAAAGATATACTTGTCAGTGATTAATAAAGAACGTAAGGGAGACTATTTAGGTAGCACTGTTCAGGTGATTCCCCATATTACCAATGAAATTAAAGAACGAATTTATCGATTAGGTAAGGAAGATAATGCCGATGTCGTTATTACCGAAATCGGTGGTACTGTCGGGGACATTGAAAGTTTGCCATTCCTTGAGGCTATTCGACAGGTAAAAAAGGAAATCGGCCGTGATGATGTGCTTTATTTGCATGTAACACTTGTTCCTTATATTCATGCCGCAGGCGAATTAAAAACCAAGCCAACGCAGCACAGTGTAAAAGAATTGCGCAGCATAGGTATTCATCCTGATGTGATTGTTTGTCGTACGGAACATGAAATTTCGGCGGATATGCGTGATAAAATGGCATTATTCTGTGATATTGATGTAGATGCTGTTATTCAGAATAAGACGGCAGCTTCGATTTATGATGTGCCTAAAATGTTGGCTGAGGAAGGCCTTGATCGTATTGTCATGGAAAAATTGCATTTGAAGGCTAGTGAGCCGGATATGGTAGCTTGGGATGAGATGGTAGATCAGATTCACAGTCTGTCCAAGACGGTAACCATTGCTGTAGTTGGTAAATATGTGGCGCTTCATGATGCTTATTTAAGTGTTACGGAGGCACTGTGCCATGCGGGTATTAGAAATGATGCGACAATAAAAATTGAATGGGTTAATGCCGAAGAAATTGAAGATCCTGAGACGGATCTCATGGCTGTTTTCTCTGGCGTTAGTGGGATCTTAGTGCCGGGCGGATTTGGTGATCGTGGGATCGAAGGAAAAATTAAAGCTATTCGTTATGCCCGTGAAAATAAAGTGCCTTATTTTGGTTTGTGTCTGGGAATGCAGACAGCAGTCATTGAATTTGCCCGCAATGTCTGTGGTTTAGAAGGCGCTCATAGTACTGAATTTGACGAGAATACGCCTCATCCTGTTATTGATATTATGTCTGATCAGGTAGAAGTGGAGCAAAAGGGCGGTACCATGCGGTTAGGCGTTTATCCTTGCAAGGTGACGGAAGGTACTTTGACTTATAAAGCTTATGATGATGAAATTATTTATGAAAGACATCGTCACCGTTTTGAATTTAATAATGCTTATCGGCAAAAACTGAGTGAATGTGGCTTAGTTATTGGTGGTACGCTTCCAAGTGGTCGGCTTGTGGAAGTCATTGAACTTAAAGATCATCCGTGGTTTGTGGGTACACAGTTCCATCCAGAATTTAAATCTCGTCCAACAAAGCCACACCCGTTATTTAGGGATTTTGTGGCAGCGAGCTTGCGCTATCAAGAATCGCAATATTAA
- the argS gene encoding arginine--tRNA ligase — protein sequence MNMKDSLTQVIQKAAQDAYADGVFLVDEFPEIILSVPPEKKFGDFASNFAMQLARSVKKNPRQIATALVERMNAPFLEKMEIAGPGFINFYLKSSWIYDLLASILAVGPEYGNIDMGHGEKVQVEFVSANPTGPLHVGHGRGAAVGSALVNLLKAAGYDVEAEYYINDAGNQIDNLAASVNARYLECLDQPNVFPENGYHGQDIVETAKKIIAAEGNRYLFVDEAERLAVFKELALKEKLAALKADLEAFHVTFDIWFSECTLHKAHAIEKACDILKENGNMYEQGGALWLKSTAYGDDKDRVVIRDNGVPTYLAADIAYHHNKFLRGFDKVINIWGADHHGYVCRVKAAVEALGHNPDHLEVLLLQMVSLFRDGELVKMSKRTGQSVTLSELIEEVGTDAARFFFILRSLDSQLDFDLNLAKSHSNENPVYYIQYAHARIQSIFRQVAEAGIVQHPVTAKELSCLIEEVELDLIKKLGEYPEEIAWAAKERAPHRIARYVHELASLFHSFYNQCRIIGVDENVEQARLALVTAVLGVLRHALTILGITAPDKM from the coding sequence TTGAATATGAAGGATTCATTAACACAGGTTATACAAAAAGCGGCTCAAGATGCATATGCCGATGGTGTTTTTTTAGTGGACGAGTTCCCCGAAATTATACTATCAGTGCCACCAGAAAAAAAGTTTGGGGACTTTGCCAGTAATTTTGCTATGCAATTGGCGCGGTCTGTTAAGAAAAATCCTCGCCAAATCGCGACAGCTTTGGTAGAACGTATGAATGCTCCCTTTTTGGAGAAGATGGAAATTGCCGGACCGGGATTTATCAATTTTTATTTGAAATCCAGTTGGATTTATGATTTGTTGGCAAGTATTCTTGCCGTAGGTCCTGAGTACGGCAATATTGACATGGGCCACGGTGAAAAAGTTCAAGTGGAATTTGTCAGTGCCAATCCGACAGGGCCGCTTCATGTGGGCCATGGCCGCGGGGCTGCCGTTGGTAGCGCTTTAGTTAATTTATTAAAAGCTGCTGGCTATGATGTGGAAGCGGAATATTATATTAATGATGCAGGTAATCAGATTGATAATTTAGCTGCTTCTGTCAATGCCCGGTATTTAGAATGCTTAGATCAGCCAAATGTATTTCCGGAGAACGGTTATCATGGACAGGATATTGTTGAGACAGCTAAAAAGATTATTGCCGCTGAGGGCAACCGTTACTTATTTGTTGATGAGGCCGAGCGCCTGGCTGTTTTTAAGGAATTGGCGCTGAAAGAAAAATTGGCGGCTTTGAAAGCCGATCTTGAGGCTTTTCATGTAACCTTTGACATTTGGTTTAGTGAGTGCACTCTCCATAAAGCGCACGCCATTGAAAAGGCTTGCGATATTTTAAAAGAAAATGGCAATATGTATGAGCAAGGCGGCGCCTTGTGGCTGAAATCGACTGCTTACGGCGATGATAAAGATCGTGTTGTTATTCGTGATAATGGGGTTCCTACCTATTTGGCTGCCGATATTGCTTATCATCATAATAAATTTTTACGGGGCTTTGATAAGGTCATTAATATTTGGGGTGCTGATCATCATGGCTATGTTTGTCGTGTCAAGGCAGCTGTTGAGGCCCTTGGTCATAACCCTGATCATTTAGAGGTGCTGTTGCTTCAAATGGTGAGTCTGTTCCGTGATGGCGAACTTGTTAAAATGTCTAAGCGCACGGGTCAAAGTGTTACATTAAGTGAATTAATTGAAGAAGTGGGGACAGATGCCGCACGCTTCTTTTTTATTTTGCGTTCTCTTGACAGCCAATTGGATTTTGACTTGAATTTGGCTAAATCTCATTCAAATGAAAATCCTGTTTATTATATTCAGTATGCTCATGCTCGGATTCAAAGTATCTTCCGGCAAGTGGCTGAGGCTGGAATTGTTCAGCATCCAGTTACAGCTAAAGAGCTTTCTTGTCTTATCGAAGAGGTTGAGCTGGATTTAATTAAAAAGCTTGGAGAATATCCAGAAGAAATTGCTTGGGCGGCTAAAGAACGGGCGCCTCACCGCATTGCCCGTTATGTTCATGAACTAGCTTCACTCTTCCATTCCTTTTATAATCAGTGCCGAATTATCGGTGTTGATGAAAATGTTGAGCAGGCCCGCTTAGCTCTTGTTACAGCTGTTCTAGGCGTACTAAGGCATGCCTTAACTATTTTAGGTATCACAGCACCTGATAAAATGTAG
- a CDS encoding DUF1934 domain-containing protein → MRTVVVSVIGIQRDQAGEENRLELMTAGRHYQKNNIDYIRYDESAISGLEGTHTTLKIMEHCLVLLRTGTVEQKMVFQQGIVEESLYHTPFGDFQLSVRTGELKIHLNEGCGKIQVDYELMLDGQWQSANQLVIEIREDRKS, encoded by the coding sequence ATGCGTACAGTTGTTGTTTCTGTGATCGGAATTCAGCGAGATCAAGCTGGTGAAGAAAATCGTCTTGAACTGATGACAGCAGGCCGTCACTATCAAAAAAATAACATCGATTACATTCGCTATGATGAAAGTGCTATTAGCGGTCTGGAAGGAACGCATACGACACTGAAAATCATGGAACATTGCCTTGTATTGCTACGAACGGGAACGGTGGAGCAAAAAATGGTTTTTCAGCAGGGCATTGTAGAGGAAAGCTTATATCATACGCCTTTCGGTGATTTTCAATTGTCTGTGAGGACAGGCGAACTGAAAATTCACTTAAATGAAGGCTGTGGAAAGATTCAAGTGGATTATGAATTGATGCTTGACGGTCAATGGCAGAGTGCTAATCAATTGGTGATAGAAATACGGGAGGATCGGAAAAGTTGA
- a CDS encoding SpoIID/LytB domain-containing protein, with amino-acid sequence MRKNNKYKYLILAVVFIAFVMGAYTLLRPPESKPFPSVPLPTPVPAPAPAEPQPIPNVPLFDVSKYKSEPTISVYHADQGSVDNMPLETYLEGVTAQEMDPTWPVEALSAQAIACRTLTMNAIEAGTIKKLHHADVSTSKDELQAYAPKRVNENVKTAVQKTRGQVLLYAGSLVNAIYSSSNGQIAATKEESFPLEIEYPTPYFQPVTDNSYTYTPANLQNWSVKIPGTEVAKACGYQGNPADISILEKGPSGRILYIGAGNKKIYGATFRKLIGYDRLKSTLISDLTYDGSQFTFYGHGWGNGVGLCQWGAYTFAQQGMQAEDIVKYYYVGTTVHKLYE; translated from the coding sequence ATGCGCAAAAACAATAAATATAAATATTTGATTTTAGCCGTGGTTTTTATCGCTTTTGTTATGGGTGCCTATACGTTATTGCGTCCGCCTGAGAGTAAGCCCTTTCCGTCTGTTCCACTGCCAACACCTGTACCTGCACCAGCTCCTGCTGAGCCGCAGCCTATTCCCAATGTGCCTTTATTCGATGTAAGTAAATATAAGTCAGAGCCTACGATTTCGGTCTATCATGCGGATCAGGGCTCTGTCGATAATATGCCGCTAGAAACGTATTTAGAGGGCGTTACAGCACAAGAAATGGATCCGACGTGGCCCGTTGAAGCGCTGTCAGCACAAGCGATTGCTTGCCGTACTTTAACAATGAATGCCATTGAAGCGGGAACAATTAAAAAATTGCATCATGCCGATGTTTCCACATCAAAAGATGAATTGCAGGCTTATGCACCGAAACGAGTAAATGAAAACGTCAAAACGGCAGTGCAAAAAACACGTGGACAAGTTTTACTTTATGCTGGGAGCCTCGTCAATGCCATTTATTCATCAAGTAATGGTCAGATTGCGGCTACAAAGGAAGAAAGCTTTCCCTTGGAGATTGAGTATCCTACACCTTATTTTCAGCCTGTAACAGATAATAGTTATACCTATACGCCAGCAAATTTGCAAAATTGGTCGGTGAAAATTCCCGGAACAGAAGTTGCTAAGGCTTGTGGTTATCAGGGAAATCCGGCAGATATTAGTATTCTAGAAAAAGGTCCATCAGGGCGCATTTTGTATATTGGTGCAGGAAATAAGAAAATTTATGGTGCGACATTTCGTAAATTAATTGGATATGACCGTCTAAAATCTACTCTGATCAGTGATTTAACCTATGATGGCAGTCAGTTTACCTTTTATGGCCATGGCTGGGGAAATGGCGTCGGACTTTGTCAATGGGGGGCTTACACTTTTGCTCAGCAAGGCATGCAGGCCGAGGATATTGTGAAATATTATTATGTAGGTACGACTGTACACAAACTCTATGAATAA
- a CDS encoding heavy metal translocating P-type ATPase — protein sequence MTQQAEWSSDQVVLFAVNGITCLDCAAKFEQAVKKLPGVHKASLNVMAGKLTVEGVVDLEVLRQLGRSENYSITPMKQQCKMNVPKGTFQMDFYRALGSAVALFVAYGLERNSFLPQIFVACYVLATVLGGWKNFINAAHALARGRFNMSVLMGIAVLGAFAIGQYEEGAVVAFLFSISEILEAWTLGKARHSIRQLMDIVPKVARIRRGSEELEVVVEDIHIGDVMMIYPGEKIAMDGIILSGQSAVNQASVTGESLPIDKAAGNEVYASTFNTYGFLEVKVTKLVQDSTISRLIQLVEEAQQNRAPLQNFVERFAAIYTPAVFILAVGIMIIPPLFFYYAWDEWIYRGLALLVVACPCALVISTPVAIVSAISNAARQGVLIKGGIYLEQVGSLGAIAFDKTGTLTKGQPIVTDVLPLHGGSKEELLSWAASLEAKSEHPLGAAIVKSAKQQGCFISKVEIFSALAGRGIEGVIQGETVYIGNQQFFRELNISIESCLKLIEDLQAAGKTAMIMATKQRLLGILAVADEVRETAVLAQAELKQAGIHHTIMLTGDNASVAQSISAQIGLDEYRSELLPEDKAAVMKKLLDRYGKVAMIGDGVNDAPSLAVATVGIAMGGAGTDTALETADIVLMNDDLLKLPFAVQLSRKTLTIIRQNIGFALGVKLLAVLAVFPGWLTLWLAIMADMGATLIVTLNSMRLLKVKG from the coding sequence ATGACACAACAAGCCGAATGGAGCAGTGATCAGGTCGTTTTATTTGCGGTGAATGGCATTACTTGTCTTGATTGTGCAGCTAAATTTGAACAGGCTGTGAAAAAATTGCCGGGTGTTCATAAGGCCTCGCTCAATGTAATGGCTGGTAAGCTGACAGTTGAAGGTGTTGTGGATTTAGAGGTTCTTAGGCAATTAGGACGTAGCGAAAATTATTCGATTACGCCGATGAAACAGCAATGCAAAATGAATGTGCCTAAAGGGACCTTTCAGATGGATTTTTATCGGGCACTTGGGTCGGCTGTTGCCTTATTTGTTGCATACGGTCTAGAAAGAAATTCTTTCCTGCCACAGATATTTGTTGCCTGTTATGTACTTGCTACGGTACTTGGCGGTTGGAAAAATTTTATTAATGCTGCTCACGCTTTAGCTCGGGGACGCTTTAATATGAGTGTCTTAATGGGAATTGCTGTGCTTGGGGCATTTGCCATCGGGCAATATGAAGAAGGGGCCGTTGTGGCATTTCTTTTTTCCATCTCAGAAATTTTGGAAGCCTGGACGTTAGGAAAGGCACGTCATTCTATTCGTCAGCTCATGGATATTGTGCCAAAGGTTGCAAGGATTCGGCGGGGGTCGGAAGAACTAGAAGTTGTTGTTGAAGATATTCATATTGGTGATGTGATGATGATTTATCCAGGTGAAAAGATTGCCATGGATGGTATCATTCTTTCTGGGCAGTCGGCTGTGAATCAAGCGTCTGTTACAGGGGAATCCTTGCCGATTGACAAGGCTGCGGGAAACGAGGTCTATGCCAGTACATTTAATACCTATGGATTTTTAGAAGTGAAAGTAACAAAGCTTGTACAAGATTCGACGATTTCCCGCCTGATTCAGTTAGTAGAAGAGGCACAGCAGAATAGGGCACCGCTGCAGAATTTCGTGGAGCGTTTTGCTGCTATTTATACACCGGCTGTTTTTATTTTGGCAGTAGGTATTATGATTATTCCGCCGCTGTTTTTTTATTACGCCTGGGACGAGTGGATTTATCGGGGACTGGCGTTACTTGTTGTTGCTTGTCCTTGTGCGCTTGTTATTTCAACGCCCGTGGCCATTGTCAGTGCGATTAGCAATGCTGCAAGGCAGGGGGTTCTGATTAAGGGTGGTATTTATCTTGAACAGGTAGGCTCGCTTGGGGCGATTGCATTTGATAAAACGGGTACCTTAACCAAAGGTCAGCCAATTGTTACAGATGTTTTGCCGCTCCATGGCGGTTCAAAAGAAGAACTGTTATCTTGGGCTGCCAGCCTTGAAGCTAAGTCAGAACATCCCTTGGGAGCAGCGATTGTAAAAAGTGCGAAGCAACAAGGATGTTTTATTAGCAAAGTAGAAATATTTTCAGCTCTCGCTGGTCGCGGGATTGAGGGAGTTATTCAAGGTGAGACAGTCTATATTGGTAATCAGCAGTTTTTTAGGGAATTAAATATTTCTATTGAATCCTGTCTAAAGCTTATAGAAGATCTTCAAGCAGCAGGTAAAACAGCCATGATTATGGCGACGAAGCAGCGTTTGCTAGGTATTTTGGCTGTGGCTGATGAAGTGCGTGAAACGGCGGTTTTGGCACAGGCTGAATTAAAACAAGCTGGAATTCATCATACCATCATGTTAACTGGTGATAATGCTTCTGTGGCTCAGTCTATTTCTGCCCAAATTGGGCTGGATGAGTACCGCTCTGAATTGCTGCCGGAAGATAAAGCCGCTGTTATGAAGAAACTGCTTGATCGCTATGGCAAGGTAGCTATGATTGGCGATGGGGTGAATGATGCTCCTTCACTTGCTGTAGCGACAGTAGGTATCGCTATGGGGGGAGCAGGAACAGATACGGCTTTGGAAACGGCGGATATTGTTTTGATGAATGATGATTTGTTAAAGCTTCCCTTTGCTGTTCAATTAAGTCGTAAGACGCTTACAATTATTCGGCAAAATATTGGTTTTGCTTTGGGTGTGAAGTTGTTGGCAGTTTTGGCTGTATTTCCAGGTTGGTTAACCTTGTGGTTGGCTATTATGGCTGATATGGGGGCTACCCTCATTGTGACATTAAATAGCATGCGCCTATTGAAGGTGAAGGGATAA